The DNA segment GAGGCTTTGTttgaggttaaaaaaaaaatgcagaaaTGCTTTTAAAGTTTTTTTCCAATTACTGAAAGCCTATGGATGTAACATTCGTATGcacattatgataaataaaatccaaAATAAACAACAATAATATCTGACTCTCATAATATTACAGAGTGGAAAGAGAAGACATGTTACCTTACAACGTGAGCATAATTTGACACCATAAAATGTCAACtcgtttatttttatttctttccaCAGGTCCTCTGAAAATGGATTACATCCATCGACAAGGATACTGAAAAACAAAATTATTAACTCATAAGTGCTTGAAGAATGATTTCACTGGCGATGAACCTATCATAGTAAAGCACACCAACAATGCAAAATTACAGCGTATTAAAACGATATGACTTCCAACTgcattcaagatttgaaaaagaatGAATTGTCTATATATTGCCCTCTTACTTTGCTCTGAAGCGATTAATTGGTAATGGTTCTTCCAGAAGCTCATTCAAAGCATTCAATGATCCCTGCACATGTTATCTTAGAAAAGAAAACTGAGTTCTGCCTTAGTAGAGTATATAAGCATTTGGAATCTTGCAGTTCCACTTAGGATGTAGCTAACCTGGGATGCCAATAAGAATGGAAACCCATCAGAGAACACGGTTCTATATCCCTGAGCATAGTTGGGATCCACTGCTCTAATTTCTGATGCTGAAACATCAAATATTATAGCGAAAAATTTTTATCAACACCTTCATATACTGATGTGTTAGACATGACAGGAAAAGTTCACAGGTACAGggtcaaaatgaaaaaggaagaCACTAAAATGGAATAACTTTGAAATCAAAAAAAtggttttatttaattatttataaatagaaCTCAGCATTCATGACTTTTTTCAGATAATCATCTATactactacaacaacaacaaagccgtaagtctCAACTTTTTTCAGATAATCTTCTATGCTACCTTCAGAAAATGATCCAAGGCATAAACTATTAAATCAAAATGTCATACTTCAAATGAAAAAGGATAAGGTAGATGTATAGTAAAAGAAACCACATAGATGACAATATAGGTTTCATCAGGTGAAATGTAGTTAAAGCACTGAACTTGCAACAGAATATCTTCTACATAATTAAGACAATACAGGTAAAATACATTTTGAGTAAATATAGGATGGTTGGGGAATCAACAAAAATAAACTGGTGGCCAATAACATCATATTATCAGACTGAAGAACATTAGCATTGAAAGAAATACAAAGATCACCGAAAGATAATTACCAGTATTGAAACGCACTAGACAACTTGGTTTTTCGAGATACTTCGTAAACCACTCAGATGCTTCATTGCCTTCATCAAGTGCCGAACCAGACCATTCCCAGACAGAGATGTCATTAATTACATCACACACTCTATTCAGAGGAATCTTTAGTGTCTCCATTTCAGGAGCCTTTATAACTGTAGAAAATGCAGAGAATATGAAATTCACAGAGAAAATATGGACAATAACATTTACTAAGTATAGTTGTTTTATGAATATAGAACATGGAATCATATTAGGTGAAATTAATAGAATAATATTAATGAAAACCTAAAACCAACATTGTTGCTGAGTACACTGATATTTACTGATAATTTTTTAGGCAAAACATTTCTGGGTAGTTATGATGAAATAGTGGAATATAATTGAAATGGGAATACTGTGAAGTTACTCGATGTTCAGTCTCTCCCACCGGACAATGTTGGATCAAAAGAAACAAACTCTAAGTGATAAAGATCAACATTGCTCGCAAAAAACAAAATTGAAAACCAAAAGTAAGCTTGCTTCCACATGAACTTTTAGTTCCACTTAGCTGTGCAAAGGAAGCATATTCAAATATTTTTGTAGTTACGAGtaacttttcttttgttttcctcACTCTTGTCATACGTAACTGTTCAAACTACTAATGACTTCTTTTcctttattttccttttcttcccAAACATTTTTTAGTAAGTACTAGTTTTAGTTTAATCAAAGAGGACAGATAACGatattttgaatttgttattaatttttttcctatttttgaCCCACCATCATTTTTAGTTCTCTTCCCCTCTTAAAACCTTGTAACTTGACTTGACTTAACTTTCCATATTATTGCACATATAATGTAGACTTCCAAGTGTTTGATCTAAAGCTTCATCAACATCTTTCCTCTCTGCCAGTCAGAAATGTTCCTACCTCATCATGAGTGCAATTATTGTTATCCTTTCTTTTCACATTAATAAACCTAGCATCCACATCAATGTCCTTGTCTATATCATACTAAATTTTGGAACATGTTTGCATATAAACTTTCCAACACTGATTAAGAAGATATAGCTGATCtcagtcttctttttttttctaatctaTATAAGACTAATTTTGGAATATGTATATTCTTATCCTTCCAACACTCTGATCCATATATATGTTAGGTCATATAGCTACCTTATTATATATTATAGCTACCAAAAGGTAGGTCAATTTGTTAAAGAATCTTTTCTGCACAGTTCTTATCCAGTAAATCTCGTAATATGTTTACTATATCTAACAGAAACCTAAgctaaatatatcaaaatttactTTAAGAATCACGGTGTATTGGCATTGCCAAGCAGGTGAACCGAAATGCATAATTATCTCTTAAGAAAATGGTAGATGATCAACTAAAAGCAAATCATCATAATTCCTAAATCGTGCTGATAAAAATTGGCTTGCAATATTCTTATAACTTGAAATGATTGATTTATAATGATCTTATGATGATTATCCTTTAGCAAATGATTTACACACCCATATATGAGGTATCATTTGGCTCCCAATCTTCCCTGAAGGCATCCATCGGCAGCCCTACCTCAACCAAAGCAAGCTTTGGTTCAACTCTTTGAGTGTATGCCCTTCCATTTGAGTTCACAACCAACCACTGCCGATCCCATCGAAGTCCTACAGATAAATGAAAACAGTAGGTTGAGACAAGCGACTAGAAATGCAACTATATCTCCAACATAGTGCTCCAAATGGATGACGAGAATGACCTAAGAGTCTCAGAAATCATCCTTATAAAAAGCTATCAATAGACCAAATGCACTAGCCATATTTAATGAGAtaaatatctaataaaataagTATACTTGTAGTGAACTCAATATCAATAACTAAAAATAAATGTGTTGGTCAAGAATATCAATTCAAGAAGTCCTCAGCTATTCGTCGTCGAAGGAAAGAAAATGTAAGCATCAATTGAGGATGTGGGGTGAACTCTCAAGGCTATCATCAATTCTCCGAGAAGGAAACGGGCAACTGGAAGGGAAATCTGGTTAGTGTACCCGTGGAGGTGACGCAAGCTTGAGGAACAGAGATGCCACGGCAGGACTTGATCGGGTAGACGAAGATTGAGGCGACGGTGGCCGCCGACTCCCGCGAGCCAAAAATGGAGGCAAGAATCGAGGACGCCTTCTCCATCCCCTATTCCCGGATCTTCTCCGCAAACACCAGCTTCGAGCGCTTCGTTTGCTTGCCCAACGTCTTACATAGGCGGAGGCGGCTTCGATGCAGACCGGACCggagacattatatatatatatatatatatatatatatatatatatatatatatatatatataatgattaatATATAAATGTATTTTAAATGATTAATTCCACAAATGTGTACGATCGGACCTGCTTTAAGATCCGAGTAAGAAGAGGTACGGACGGACGTCGTGAATCGAAACGAAGATAACGATCGCCAAGTCAGTCAACCAGGTTGGTGCGCTTAATGTGATAGTTGACGTCATGTGGGCAGTGGCAGCTGAATGAGCGACAGACACAAAGATGACGTGTGAGGAGACGATTCGTCTGATCTCCGGCAAAGATCGTGATCATCGAAACCTGGTCGAGTCAGTGCACGTGGCAATACTGTGAAAACAAAGAGTGTCATTTTATAACGTAATACATTTTTTCCTCAAAATTAGTGAGCTTACCCAGATTCAATAGATGCAACTATACATATTCGATGCATCACAAACATGACATGCATATAATCGGAGAATGTATTAAGATGATTCTATTCTTTAGCATCAATCTTGAAATCACAAGATAGAGGTGTTGTTCTTGTAACATTGCTAGTATTAGGCTAATCATCAACATCATTTTTTTTGGGTAAAGGTATGAAAGAAGAACACAAGGCACATAAGTACTGGAAATCTCAGAATACTGACATGCAAAAGACAAATCAAAATTTTGTGCCTATCCATTGTACATGCTGATTAGACTCGTAGACTTGCTCAAATTTAACGCATCAGGTCAACAATAAGAtgccaaaatatttaaaatacatTAAACAGTGATGATGACCAGCTGCCATCATCCCCTCAAGTGGTCTCATAGTGCAGCAATCAAATTACATGTCTAAAACACAAACTGATAACAAAGTAGGCATCATGAGGTTAGAAGTCACCAAAGAAATCTCCGCTAATGGAAGCAGTCACAACCCAAATTTCATTCgacaatatatttataattacaaGGGAGAGGGGCACTGCGTAGATACCCAAAGGCATCAAAATGGAATgactgtttcaatcaaaatcagagtGTTGTCATCTTGGAAATGAGAAAAACTAGCACACCCTGATACAGATGCACTCTGCAACCAGACCGACTAGTTTCTAGGCAACTTACCATGTTCTCGTGTAGGATGAACCTAATCCACCAACCCATATGCCTGAATAAATATCTGGTAGTCAACAAAATGTAGTTCGAATGTCTCGATTTGTTACAGAATAATGCTTAGAATACAGATATGACAAGAACAAGTGATTATTACCAAAGCTCCACAGAAGACTTTTTTTGCATCAGCTAAATGTTTTGCTggcaagaaaaacaaaaactgtCGAATTAGAAGACTTGTCTGTACCGACTAGTGGATCAGTCACCAAATGGAAAAATATGTCTTGACAATTATTATTATAGAAAGATGGTCTGAATCTGCCACTAGAATATACCAGTTCCAATGTTATGCAAGAATAAAGCACATATATTTGGGTCAACAGAAAATACTGACTTAAAATTCTTATTATGTTTCACAATTTGAAAATATATGCCTGCAAGAAATATTACTGAACCATTTCAACATAAACCAAAGAGTCAACTTAATTGTGTTTCTTGTGGAGATTTAAGTTCTTCTATTAAGCTCAGGTGACCATGCTTTTTAAATCCGATCATCTCAACACCTAATATTCTATGGTGTCATAAACATCTATATAGGATTTCCAGCCTTTATTCAGATAAACAGATGATTAAGAATACACAAGCAGTTCTACATTCAGGTGAACCACAGACTCCAAGCGGTACCGGGCGGACCttcatgattttttctttttagcaaTCCTACACCTCAAGAAAGCTAAAGTAATATATGATTTACCAATGTCCCTGAGGGATTCTTAAGCAAGTAACTAGCTTACCTGATATGACATGCAAATGCAAAagtttcaccaaaaaaaaaaagaatcccaCCTTACCACCATTTTTCCTTTCATCTTATCCTTTTTAGAAGACTACTGTTGATTTTTCTGCTTGGACATTTTCATATTCTTCCTTCAAGGTTTAAACTTTTAGTTTCTCTCATATAAACTCTTTCAGAGATTTATGTGTATTTTAAAATTTGCAGGAAAAGTTGCAATTTTATGATTCTAAAGGCATATATCTATGCTAATACCTAGTGTCAACAAATGTCCAATAGGCTACAACTTCCAAAACTTTCCATCTTAGCTTAGAAAAACTATGGTTGCCTCTCCTTGAATTACACATATCCGACACCACTCTCTCTGCTCGTCTTTTACCTCCAGAAAAGACACAAAAACCAGACCACCCACTAAGCCTATGAAGTCAGATTCCCAATACACAAAGACCTGTAGATAACATGAGGTTTTAAGCCATCGACAGAAGATTATAATTTCCAAGTGATGATCCATGAATTGGCTTCACTACCCCAAGGGTAAATAAACCATCCCAACTACACAAAACAACATGGAAAATCAAATATCCAAGAACTTATCTTTAACAAAACATAATTCATAGCCGCTGAAAGCATCATTATTCATCAACAATCCTAGCCAAAACCAGTATTAAGGAGAACATgcatacataaaaaaataaaaataataataaaagtaaaaaattgtAACTGATACCTTCATTCAGGATATAAATCCTTGCCTTCCATCTTCTGGGACTATTATTTTCACATTCAAGTGAAATTATAGTATCTCATTTCTGTTGCTAGTCTTGTTAAATGGTTTCCTACAGCCTCTCCTCAAATTTCAACTGACTCTCTTTGATCTACTGTCTCAAGCTGTTAAAAGAAATATCAAGTTTGGAAACAAAGCATCGACACATTGCAAgacaaattaaaatcatcatcctAATCGTTGATTctctctaatactaattgtcatGATCCGACCTTCATAGAATAattatcctattaacttaatgagTTCAAACCCCTAGCTCAAAATGCTTAAGTCCAAATTATTTGTACTAAACCCATCTAATTTAATAAATCAAATCAACTCTCCTCACATATCTGATGTGTGACTGAATTGGTGTATCTTACAATCTCCCTTACTTAAGACTTAATGTCCTCGTTAAGACCCAAACGCAACACAACCAAAAATAAACTTTAGTATAATACATGTGAGATCCAGTTGACTCTCTCACCATATCAAAATATCAAGTCCACTCTGATATCATTTGCCATGATCTGACCCAAAAGGATAACTACAATATCATTCATTTAAGTCACTGACTCAGAAGAATGCTTAAGCTCAAGTAAATCATATTAAACGCATCATACACTTATAAACCAAGTCAAATATCCTCAGTCCTCATACATCCAAAGTGAGACAAAAGTGGGATATCACAATCACTATATGGAGAAATTTAATTGTAGGTTATGTAAAGTACAAAACAATATACAGTACaaaccaaaaaaataataattttgaacAGACCAAAGATTCTAAAAGCAGTCAACAAAATATCTAAAGAAAAGCAAAGGTGCGATCCATCATATCTAGTTCAGCTAAACATTTCACAATATTCCACCATGCTCCAATAAATCTATAGGTCCCTCCTCACCACTTCATCCCGTTTCCTTTTCGCACCTAGCGAAGAGAAGTCTTATTTTGGTACTCCAAAAAACAGAGATACCAAGACTTGTGAAACAAAACGTAGACTTCCAATGCCGCACTTCCATAACCTAATGGAAATATTCTCTCCGTAGACGTTATCTGGTGCACCATGTTAGCAGGAACGAAGAGCATAATTATTTTCTAGAATATTATATACGTGGACAGACAAAATAGAAGACACTGCAGTACACCATCCATCAATTCCTTCCCCAGGTTAACCCAACCGCACTCGCCAAGGTCAACACTGCAGTACACCCAAATCACCGTGCCCTAATCTCCTAATTCACCCGGTCTCCTAGAACCCCCAAATCGATTCTCGTCTTTGCTTTCAACTAACTCCACGCATCCACCGCCGCATAAGAACAATCAGATTCCACGAATCAaagaacaaacaaacaaacaagagaAAGAGAGACGCACACGCTTTCGCCACTCGGGCCTtcgtcactctctctctctctctctctctaagaatCTTGCGGAAGGGGCGGCTTCGAGTCGACGAACGTGCCCAGACCGTGGCAACGGGTCCGGCTTACATCGGTCGATCTCGATCCGGTTGGATCAAACCGGACCAAATCAAGCTCGGGCTAAATCGGATCTAATGTAGCTGCCGTACATTAAGCCCGGCCCAAAGTGCGCGTCGACCCGAATCCGACCCGCGTAAGTTGATAACCCTCTCGCTCTCGAAATCTAATGTAATATTTGCATGTAAATGTAATTACATACACATCGAAATATGGCATATTAGTAGTGCACATAAGTCAACCAAAAAACTCCAATACTTAGAAACACACAGGAAAATGAATTAAACTATAGATAGTGTAACATTATGTGTATGGAATTGGAATTAGAAGGGAATGTGTGAGTCAGATGGAGGAGGGGTTGCAGAGACCATTGGCAAAGCATGAAgaagagcctccatgaagcttggCAAAAAGCATAGCTTGACTTATATTTTACTGGAGGAATCCATGTGAAGAGCATCTCGGTGCTTGAAATGTAAGCTAACATGGTTAGTGGATTTGATTTGGGTCTTAATTAGCTAAAAGGTAAATGCCAACTTTGCTCGGGATTCTAAATTGTACAGCCCCCTTTGCATCTTAG comes from the Musa acuminata AAA Group cultivar baxijiao chromosome BXJ2-8, Cavendish_Baxijiao_AAA, whole genome shotgun sequence genome and includes:
- the LOC135620307 gene encoding uncharacterized protein LOC135620307 isoform X1, with the protein product MEKASSILASIFGSRESAATVASIFVYPIKSCRGISVPQACVTSTGLRWDRQWLVVNSNGRAYTQRVEPKLALVEVGLPMDAFREDWEPNDTSYMVIKAPEMETLKIPLNRVCDVINDISVWEWSGSALDEGNEASEWFTKYLEKPSCLVRFNTASEIRAVDPNYAQGYRTVFSDGFPFLLASQGSLNALNELLEEPLPINRFRANILVDGCNPFSEDLWKEIKINELTFYGVKLCSRCKVPTIDQNNGTSGDEPTQTLMKFRSDHALHLKKKQGKVFFGQNLVCKDSLSATGRAKAVVVGDPVFVQQKFSSSADAPI
- the LOC135620307 gene encoding uncharacterized protein LOC135620307 isoform X2; translation: MEKASSILASIFGSRESAATVASIFVYPIKSCRGISVPQACVTSTVIKAPEMETLKIPLNRVCDVINDISVWEWSGSALDEGNEASEWFTKYLEKPSCLVRFNTASEIRAVDPNYAQGYRTVFSDGFPFLLASQGSLNALNELLEEPLPINRFRANILVDGCNPFSEDLWKEIKINELTFYGVKLCSRCKVPTIDQNNGTSGDEPTQTLMKFRSDHALHLKKKQGKVFFGQNLVCKDSLSATGRAKAVVVGDPVFVQQKFSSSADAPI